A single window of Dehalococcoidia bacterium DNA harbors:
- a CDS encoding flippase, producing MTVARTVARNSIVQLAGRGITMAVSLGTLSLLARYLGPEDFGKYQFVIAFLLLVNVSDFGVATLAVRHLATSERDADDLMGNVVVVRSVLAACSTGIAIGIAFLVGYPAEIKAAIAVAALSFPLMIAAGAYNATFAANLRMEFATIGNVAQAVVTLVCMLLVVANGSWLIGLLFAYNAGVLVNSVICVYFARRYVRPRFTFDQAYSLRLLREAAPLGLAVLIITAYGRLDVLLLRAFTDDEVVGYYGFAYRIVDLAFPLSFFFVGSVFPLLSGYFAEGRHAEFRSLYARACDVLSIAAVGVVTMIVLFASPIVHVIGGAEYAPAVVSMQVLVGAVALIWLSNLADHGLIAIGRQGALLWIALGGLVVNVGSNLVLIPLYGAEGAAIATVMTEIAVLIPAMVIVARYTLDVPSFVLAARLVPVALLSAAVVYALPLHWAVEVPIVALLFGAGVLLLRVISLSEVRALLGRATSESVNVRTRVEVGAGH from the coding sequence ATGACGGTAGCGCGGACGGTTGCACGAAACAGCATCGTGCAGCTCGCCGGGCGGGGCATCACCATGGCGGTGTCGCTCGGCACGCTGAGCCTTCTCGCGCGCTATCTCGGTCCTGAGGACTTCGGCAAGTATCAGTTCGTCATCGCGTTCCTGTTGCTCGTGAACGTCAGCGACTTCGGCGTCGCGACGCTAGCTGTCCGCCACCTGGCGACGTCGGAGCGCGACGCCGATGACCTGATGGGCAACGTGGTCGTCGTGCGGTCGGTGCTGGCGGCGTGCTCGACGGGCATCGCGATCGGGATCGCTTTCCTGGTGGGCTATCCGGCCGAGATCAAGGCGGCAATTGCCGTTGCGGCGCTTTCGTTCCCGCTCATGATCGCCGCGGGCGCCTACAACGCGACGTTTGCCGCCAACCTGCGCATGGAGTTCGCGACGATCGGCAATGTCGCGCAAGCGGTCGTGACGCTGGTCTGCATGCTCCTGGTCGTCGCCAACGGCAGCTGGCTGATCGGGCTGCTCTTCGCGTACAACGCCGGCGTACTCGTCAATAGCGTGATCTGCGTCTACTTCGCGCGCCGCTACGTGCGGCCGAGATTCACCTTCGACCAGGCGTATAGCCTGCGACTGCTCCGCGAGGCGGCGCCGCTTGGTCTGGCTGTGCTGATCATTACGGCGTACGGCCGCCTCGATGTCCTGCTGCTGCGCGCGTTCACGGACGACGAGGTGGTCGGGTACTACGGGTTCGCCTACCGGATCGTCGACCTGGCATTCCCGTTGAGCTTCTTCTTTGTCGGGTCGGTGTTCCCCCTTCTGTCCGGGTACTTTGCGGAAGGCCGCCACGCCGAGTTTCGCAGCCTCTACGCGCGTGCCTGCGACGTGCTGTCGATTGCCGCCGTGGGCGTTGTGACGATGATTGTGCTCTTCGCCTCGCCGATCGTGCACGTGATTGGCGGCGCGGAGTATGCGCCAGCCGTCGTCAGCATGCAGGTGCTTGTCGGCGCCGTAGCGCTGATCTGGCTCTCGAACCTGGCAGACCACGGCTTGATTGCCATCGGGCGGCAGGGAGCGCTGCTCTGGATCGCGCTCGGCGGTCTGGTGGTGAACGTCGGCTCGAATCTCGTGCTGATTCCGCTCTACGGGGCGGAGGGCGCGGCGATCGCGACGGTGATGACCGAGATCGCAGTGTTGATTCCGGCGATGGTCATTGTTGCGCGCTACACCCTGGACGTGCCGTCGTTTGTGCTGGCCGCCAGGCTTGTACCGGTCGCGTTGTTGTCGGCGGCGGTCGTGTATGCGCTGCCTTTGCACTGGGCTGTCGAGGTGCCGATCGTGGCGCTGCTGTTCGGGGCGGGGGTGCTCCTTCTGCGCGTCATCTCTCTCTCCGAAGTGCGAGCGTTGCTGGGCCGCGCCACGTCAGAGTCCGTGAACGTCCGCACGCGCGTAGAGGTGGGAGCCGGGCATTGA
- a CDS encoding polysaccharide biosynthesis tyrosine autokinase, translated as MNDESRLQLERYLQLVNRRKWVLIIPVVLAVFGAAMLSYRTPPTYESTATARIDIGSLGGASSEGDAERTLNNFAFTVRSTPFLDVVAENLDLDTSGAGLKGRVSTRAVFGTELIEITATAGDADEAAAIANELVTLLGDPAALEVTIPNITAVLNQQVEGARQTLIDEQARLTELEDTGASAAQVESQRAIVEASQGTYETLITQLQEARLEQARAAQSVTLVEPADAPAGPSSPRWRFNLAAGLLAGLLVGAALALVLEYIDPTLRDVKDLEGVTRLPVLASIPFGIRWKYPPPPISPDYRLLATKLQTGLLEEQRKSVLFTSARPEEGNTTVATYTAMAMAQAGMRVLLLDANLNRPDMHKLFNLPMSPGLYNFISQNGARPTQPMPEAALDAIQSSPIPRLSVLTAGTKMNDPSELLASAETREFLRYLETQFDVVVVDGPAMEVSAGSAVIAPVVDGVVVVAAEGQASSRSVEETVDELTSLGAHAMGLVYCKATEA; from the coding sequence ATGAACGACGAGAGCCGCCTTCAACTAGAGCGCTATCTGCAACTGGTGAACCGGCGCAAGTGGGTGCTGATCATTCCAGTTGTGCTCGCCGTATTCGGCGCGGCGATGCTGAGCTACCGGACGCCGCCGACGTACGAATCGACCGCGACTGCCCGCATCGACATCGGATCGCTCGGTGGCGCATCGAGCGAAGGGGATGCGGAGCGCACGCTCAATAACTTTGCGTTCACGGTCCGTTCGACGCCCTTCCTGGATGTCGTGGCGGAGAACCTTGATCTTGATACGTCTGGCGCCGGGCTGAAGGGCCGCGTCAGCACGCGAGCCGTGTTCGGCACCGAACTGATCGAGATCACGGCGACGGCGGGCGACGCGGACGAGGCCGCCGCGATCGCCAACGAGTTGGTGACGCTGCTCGGGGATCCGGCAGCGCTCGAAGTGACGATTCCGAACATCACCGCCGTCCTCAACCAGCAGGTCGAAGGCGCGCGCCAGACGCTCATCGACGAGCAGGCGCGCCTCACGGAGCTCGAGGACACGGGTGCCAGCGCCGCCCAGGTGGAGAGCCAACGGGCGATTGTTGAAGCGTCGCAAGGGACGTACGAAACGCTTATCACGCAGCTCCAGGAAGCCCGCCTCGAGCAGGCGCGCGCCGCGCAGAGTGTCACGCTCGTCGAGCCGGCGGATGCGCCCGCCGGGCCATCGAGCCCGCGCTGGCGGTTCAACCTGGCCGCCGGACTGCTCGCGGGGCTGCTGGTCGGCGCGGCGCTGGCGCTCGTGCTCGAATACATCGACCCGACGCTGCGCGACGTAAAGGATCTGGAAGGCGTCACACGCCTTCCTGTGCTGGCTTCGATCCCGTTTGGGATCCGCTGGAAGTACCCGCCGCCGCCCATCTCGCCCGATTACCGTCTGCTAGCCACCAAGCTTCAGACGGGGCTGCTGGAAGAACAGCGGAAGAGCGTGCTGTTCACGAGCGCGCGCCCCGAGGAAGGAAACACGACGGTGGCCACGTACACGGCGATGGCAATGGCGCAGGCGGGGATGCGGGTGCTGCTGCTGGATGCAAATCTCAACCGGCCAGACATGCACAAGCTGTTCAACCTGCCCATGTCGCCGGGTCTGTACAACTTCATCTCGCAGAACGGCGCGCGTCCGACGCAGCCCATGCCGGAAGCGGCACTCGACGCGATCCAGTCTTCGCCGATCCCGCGGCTCAGCGTGTTGACTGCGGGAACGAAGATGAACGATCCATCAGAACTGCTCGCCTCTGCCGAGACGCGCGAGTTCCTGCGTTACCTGGAGACCCAATTCGACGTGGTGGTCGTAGACGGCCCGGCGATGGAGGTATCGGCGGGTTCGGCCGTGATCGCGCCGGTGGTCGATGGTGTGGTCGTGGTGGCGGCGGAAGGGCAGGCCAGCAGCCGAAGCGTTGAAGAGACCGTCGATGAGTTGACCAGCCTGGGGGCTCACGCCATGGGGTTGGTGTACTGCAAGGCGACGGAAGCCTAG
- a CDS encoding sugar transferase, with protein sequence MSSNVESGQEVLTTAATLSVETVVFTELRGRAYAIKGILDRVFAAVFLVVLAIPIAVIAVLIKVTSPGPVFVKQMRVGRFGKPFAFYKFRSMLKDAELLRDGLEDDNFHEAPMVFKMRRDPRVTPIGRFMRRTSLDELPNLFNVVRGDMSLIGPRPPLPREVAHYQQRHMRRLAAMPGMTGLWQVRGRSEIPFENMVEIDLEYIERWSLWLDLYIVLKTPSAVFGGRGAW encoded by the coding sequence ATGAGTTCAAACGTCGAATCGGGACAGGAAGTTCTGACGACCGCGGCGACCTTATCCGTCGAGACCGTCGTCTTCACAGAACTCCGCGGCAGAGCCTACGCGATCAAGGGCATCCTCGATCGGGTTTTCGCGGCGGTCTTCCTGGTGGTGCTGGCGATACCGATCGCAGTCATCGCCGTGCTCATCAAGGTGACGTCGCCGGGGCCGGTGTTCGTGAAGCAGATGCGCGTCGGCCGCTTCGGCAAGCCGTTCGCGTTCTACAAATTCCGTTCCATGCTCAAGGACGCCGAGTTGCTTCGCGATGGACTGGAAGACGACAATTTCCACGAAGCGCCCATGGTGTTCAAGATGCGCCGCGACCCGCGCGTGACGCCCATCGGCCGGTTCATGCGCCGCACGAGCCTGGATGAACTGCCGAATCTCTTTAACGTGGTCAGGGGCGACATGAGCCTGATCGGCCCGCGTCCACCCCTCCCGCGTGAGGTTGCCCATTACCAGCAGCGGCACATGCGCCGCCTCGCCGCGATGCCGGGCATGACGGGCCTGTGGCAGGTGCGCGGCCGCAGTGAGATCCCGTTCGAGAACATGGTGGAGATCGACCTCGAGTACATCGAGCGCTGGTCGCTGTGGCTCGATCTGTACATCGTTCTCAAGACCCCCAGCGCCGTGTTCGGGGGCCGCGGCGCCTGGTAG